GCCGGAGGCCGTGAGCACGCCCTGCTCTGGGCGATCCGGCGTGACGCCCCGCAGGCGACCCTGTTCTGCCTCCCGGGCAACGCGGGCACCGCCCACCTCGCCACCAACCTCCCCGGCACGTCCAGCGACGTCGAGAAGATCGCGCAGGCCGCCCTCGACCAGCGCGTCGACCTCGTCGTGGTCGGACCGGAGTCACCGCTCGCGGCCGGCCTGGTGGACCGCCTCGCCAAGGCCGGGATCCCGGCCTTCGGACCGACCGCCGCCGCCGCCCGGATCGAGTCGTCCAAGGCCTTCTCCAAGGGCCTGATGCTCGAACACGGCATTCCGACGGCCACCGCCCGCACCTTCACCGATTACGACTCCGCCGCCCGCTACATCGGCCAGCACGCCGAGCCTCTCGTCGTGAAGGCCTCCGGCCTCGCCGCCGGCAAGGGCGCCATCGTCTGCCGGTCCCGGAGCGAGGCCCAGGCCGCGGCAGGGGCGATGCTCAGGGACCGCGCCTTCGGGGCGGCCGGCGCCGAGATCCTCGTCGAGGAGTACCTCGACGGGGAGGAGCTGTCCGTGCTCGCCCTGACCGACGGGGAGCATTTCGCAGTGCTGCCGCCCGCCCAGGATCACAAGCGACTCAAGGACGGCGATCAGGGCCCCAACACCGGTGGCATGGGAGCATACAGCCCAGTTAGCATCGCCTCGGAGGCGCTGCTCGCGAAGGTCGCCGACCAGGTGTTCGAGCCCACGCTGGCTGCCCTTCGGAATATGGGAGCACCTTATAGAGGAATGCTTTACGCTGGATTGATGATCATGAAGGACGGCAGCATCCGCGTGATCGAGTTCAACTGCCGGTTTGGTGATCCCGAGGCACAAGCAATCCTCCCCGTGCTCCCGGGTGGCGTGCTCCCCGTGCTCCGGTTGGTCGCCGAGGGCGGGTGGATGCCACCGGGGCATACGCTCGGGGACGCCCGGTGCGCCGCGGTCACCACCGTCCTCGCCGCCGCCGGGTATCCGGACAGCCCCCAGAGCGGGGCCCCGATCACCGTGCCGGCCCACCTCGAGGCGGACCCGGACGTCCACGTGTTTCACGCCGGCACGTCGACCGGCAGTGACGGCTCGCTCCAGGTCGCGGGCGGCCGGGTGCTCGCCGTGACCGCCACCGGCCCGACCGTGGCCGACGCGGCGGAGAAGAGCCGGGCGGCGGCCGAGGCGATCGGGTTCGAGGGGAAGCAGTTCCGCCGGGACATCGGCTGGCGGGAGATCTCCAGACGGCGGTAGGCCGGTGCCCGAGCTTCCCGAGGTCGAAACCATCGCACGAGACGTCCGCCCCCACCTGGTGGGC
This portion of the Gemmatimonadales bacterium genome encodes:
- the purD gene encoding phosphoribosylamine--glycine ligase codes for the protein MRILVVGAGGREHALLWAIRRDAPQATLFCLPGNAGTAHLATNLPGTSSDVEKIAQAALDQRVDLVVVGPESPLAAGLVDRLAKAGIPAFGPTAAAARIESSKAFSKGLMLEHGIPTATARTFTDYDSAARYIGQHAEPLVVKASGLAAGKGAIVCRSRSEAQAAAGAMLRDRAFGAAGAEILVEEYLDGEELSVLALTDGEHFAVLPPAQDHKRLKDGDQGPNTGGMGAYSPVSIASEALLAKVADQVFEPTLAALRNMGAPYRGMLYAGLMIMKDGSIRVIEFNCRFGDPEAQAILPVLPGGVLPVLRLVAEGGWMPPGHTLGDARCAAVTTVLAAAGYPDSPQSGAPITVPAHLEADPDVHVFHAGTSTGSDGSLQVAGGRVLAVTATGPTVADAAEKSRAAAEAIGFEGKQFRRDIGWREISRRR